A genomic window from Streptomyces broussonetiae includes:
- a CDS encoding IclR family transcriptional regulator, with product MSAQDGPTLITSVQRAFRLLEAVSAHENGAPAKQLARETELPLATAYHLLRTLVHDGYVRKLPDGGFVLGDKLMSLHSAGSTQTLLSRVRPVLAALRDELSAATYLTFYEDGEIRVAEIVDGPRTPRVDLWVGFEDAGHATALGKSVLRELDEDARRDYLSRHHLADLTPRTITSVPELLRRIESSPLAPAVTDLEEYALGTVCVAIPVYSGEVVGSLGVSVPVERQSQLHEIRGRLLPIASRVTRSLSLTI from the coding sequence ATGAGCGCTCAGGACGGCCCCACGCTCATCACGTCCGTGCAGCGGGCCTTCCGGTTGCTGGAGGCGGTGAGCGCGCACGAGAACGGCGCGCCGGCGAAACAGCTGGCACGCGAGACCGAGCTGCCCCTGGCCACCGCCTATCACCTGCTGCGCACCCTGGTGCACGACGGATACGTGCGGAAACTGCCGGACGGCGGCTTCGTCCTGGGTGACAAACTGATGTCCCTGCACTCGGCGGGCAGCACGCAGACCCTGCTCAGCCGCGTCCGCCCGGTGCTCGCAGCCCTGCGGGACGAGCTGTCCGCCGCGACCTACCTCACGTTCTACGAGGACGGCGAGATCCGGGTCGCCGAGATCGTCGACGGCCCTCGTACGCCACGGGTGGATCTCTGGGTGGGATTCGAGGACGCCGGTCACGCCACGGCCCTGGGCAAGTCCGTGCTGCGTGAGCTGGACGAGGACGCTCGTCGTGACTACCTGTCCAGGCACCACCTCGCCGATCTCACACCGCGGACGATCACCAGTGTTCCGGAGCTGCTGCGCAGAATCGAGTCGTCGCCCCTGGCGCCGGCGGTCACGGATCTGGAGGAGTACGCGCTCGGCACGGTGTGCGTGGCCATCCCGGTGTACAGCGGAGAGGTCGTCGGCTCGCTCGGTGTCTCTGTGCCGGTGGAACGGCAGAGCCAGCTGCACGAGATCCGGGGACGTCTGCTCCCGATCGCGAGCCGGGTGACCAGAAGTCTCTCGCTCACTATCTGA